The Vibrio gazogenes DNA segment GTTTTGTGTATCGAGACGCTGGGTTAAATCGCCTTCTTCTGACGCTAGTTTTTCCATGCGCAAAGCAATACTACGTAGTGGAGACGTTACCGTATTGACGACTAAAAAGACCAGCACAAGTCCAGCCAATAACAGTCCGATGGACAATCCCATGAACAAAGTGATTGAACTTTGTGTTTTATCATCCAGTTGACTGGACATTTTGGTAACAGGCGCTAATAAAACAGAAGTTGGCACAGAGACATAGATTTTCCAGACATTGGGAGCCGCATTGATGGTCATGCTGCTGCTATATACCCATTGTTTATCACCTTTGACCAGACCTGATTTTTGATTCGCAAAGGTTAGCCCCACCTTGTTCGTGTTTTTGCCAATCGCATCAGGCAATTCACTGGATCCCACAACTAAACCTTTTTCACTGACAATGGTAATCTTGCCTTCGCCATCAAATAAGTTACTGCTGATTTGTTCGAGTTTCTTTTGAATCTCAGACAAATTGATATCCGCACCGACCATACCTACGAACTTTTTCTCTGCCAGAATCGGTGAAGAGTACGTGGTCATCAATACTTTTTGACCATTTGTTGTCAGTTCAAACAAATAAGGGTCTGACAAACATGCTTTTTTCGTGTCCATCGGGCACAAGTACCATTCGGATACTCGAACACCATTTTCATCTTTATCCTGAACATATTTCAGGTCGGGCTGTCCTGCACTGTAAATATAGTTATCCTTACCCCCTTTTAACCAATAGGTGTCTAAAGTACCAATTGAAGATGTATGATCACCGGTTCCTATCGACGCTTGGTCTTTACCATCATAACCATTCGGTTCAAATTGTGCGTACAGCGCATTCATATTCGGTGAGCTTTTGAGTAAAGACAGGGTCATATCTTTGACTTTTTGACGAGCAAGAGGGACGCCGCCATTGCCCACTGATGTATCCGCTAAGACTTTAGAAAAACTGGTCACAACCGCTGCTGTATCGCCAAGGTAATTGGACACTTGAGCATTCACTTCACTAGCGGCAGCTTCGAGTAAAAGTCCTGCTTGCTCTTCTTGGTATAATTTTAATTCATTGGCAGAAAAGTCACTCAGAGAACGAATTGAGTGGGCAGATAAGTAAATAAGTACACCAACAAGACAGGCAAAGAATACGCCGGTTATCACAACCAATTTTATTCTGATACTGAATTTAGACATAAAAAACACCTCAGGCCAGATTCAATATATTTTCTAAACCGATATCGATAAGAAAACATACCCTTAGATTGAAGTCACATCCAAAACAGCACAGGTCAAAACAAGGATGCACCCTTATAAAGATTAGTATTTTTTTTTATATAAATCACTTTATCGGCTTTTTATAACAGAATACATCAATTTTTATGGTTAAAAAGCAACTTACTGGAGCTGGGGACAATTTAGCGTGGGGAGCATCACCGTTCAGATGATCATCAGCTTGTAGGTACAAGCGCAACACTGCATGAGTGTTTTTCAGTAAGACCCGAAGCCCAACCGCTTAACGGGTCTTTTTATGTGCAACAAGGTGCTAAACCTTGATACACCACGGTTCAATCCAGATGTTCAAGTCCCCATTTATAAAG contains these protein-coding regions:
- a CDS encoding methyl-accepting chemotaxis protein, whose amino-acid sequence is MSKFSIRIKLVVITGVFFACLVGVLIYLSAHSIRSLSDFSANELKLYQEEQAGLLLEAAASEVNAQVSNYLGDTAAVVTSFSKVLADTSVGNGGVPLARQKVKDMTLSLLKSSPNMNALYAQFEPNGYDGKDQASIGTGDHTSSIGTLDTYWLKGGKDNYIYSAGQPDLKYVQDKDENGVRVSEWYLCPMDTKKACLSDPYLFELTTNGQKVLMTTYSSPILAEKKFVGMVGADINLSEIQKKLEQISSNLFDGEGKITIVSEKGLVVGSSELPDAIGKNTNKVGLTFANQKSGLVKGDKQWVYSSSMTINAAPNVWKIYVSVPTSVLLAPVTKMSSQLDDKTQSSITLFMGLSIGLLLAGLVLVFLVVNTVTSPLRSIALRMEKLASEEGDLTQRLDTQNHLELVLLAQGFNQFTGKLQDMMIRLIQQRDVVAKTNDEFTKATATAHQSTLVQAEQIDSVVSAVTEMSSSATEVANLARHNGEAATEISQYLTESYELVQSNRQMVEGLAAQLNDASNQVAQVSQRSDSIYSILDTIRAIAEQTNLLALNAAIEAARAGDQGRGFAVVADEVRNLAARTQESTEEVDVLIKGLQQDVQSAVALIEESQESAQQTVASSVENTNKLGIVNERVAGISDNTIQVAAAAEQQSNVAEDINRSLVGIHESSTKLKEIVSELESSNADSSKAVVEFTAILSLLKVK